The following proteins are co-located in the Leptospira selangorensis genome:
- the gshA gene encoding glutamate--cysteine ligase yields MNRSAKTPVFPNLRHAVKAKHGLEKESMRIFFDGKIATTPHPESLGSSLTNHFIKTDFSEPQLEFATNPRPRIEAIVRELQDLHIFTSRHLKEEWIWPFSMPPILPKEDKDIPLGQYGDSFSGEWKTVYRNGLGLRYGRRMQTISGVHYNFSFSNLFLKQFLGKEIHSFTKEEISELYLSVTRNFMRRVPEILYLTGATPVFDETFLPVPSDFPFVKHKNHTYYAPYATSLRMSEIGYTSKVQDELPINYNSLKEYIEGMCYAVSTPYAKYQPYGGIPNQLNDHYLQIENEFYSPIRPKQIPKNDERPLDALQSRGIQYIEIRCLDLQPESPTGIHKPSLGYIQMVLLDGLLKESKSIEQKEKLRIRENTKRIIWEGRKPGLKVLADDGEEQDFLTRGKEFTQSLLPIAEELDRHTGKRFYQEILNIMNKRWEDPKCTPSGKLMDRIVNEGWEFRDLGIHLAKENYRNQSQMELTPGKFAMFVKEVQKSLAEKVKIEESEKVKKNATARICNH; encoded by the coding sequence ATGAATCGATCCGCCAAAACTCCGGTATTTCCAAATCTACGTCACGCTGTAAAAGCAAAACACGGTTTGGAAAAGGAAAGTATGCGTATATTTTTCGATGGAAAAATTGCTACTACTCCTCATCCGGAATCCTTAGGTTCCAGTCTTACAAATCATTTTATCAAGACTGATTTTTCGGAACCTCAACTTGAATTTGCTACAAATCCAAGACCTAGAATTGAAGCAATCGTTAGAGAATTACAAGATCTTCATATATTCACTTCCAGGCATTTGAAAGAAGAATGGATCTGGCCTTTTAGTATGCCTCCTATTCTTCCCAAAGAAGATAAAGATATTCCTCTTGGACAGTACGGTGATTCATTTTCTGGTGAATGGAAAACAGTCTATCGTAATGGACTTGGTCTTCGTTATGGAAGAAGGATGCAGACCATTTCAGGTGTGCATTATAACTTCTCTTTTTCGAATTTATTCTTAAAACAATTTTTGGGAAAAGAAATACATTCATTCACCAAAGAAGAAATTTCGGAATTATATCTATCCGTTACTCGTAATTTTATGAGAAGGGTCCCTGAAATTCTCTACTTAACTGGAGCGACTCCAGTTTTTGACGAGACTTTCTTGCCTGTTCCTAGTGATTTCCCTTTTGTTAAACATAAGAATCATACTTACTACGCTCCTTATGCAACTTCTTTAAGAATGAGTGAGATAGGGTATACGAGCAAAGTGCAAGATGAGCTTCCTATCAATTATAATTCCTTAAAGGAATATATAGAGGGAATGTGTTATGCAGTTAGCACTCCTTATGCAAAATACCAACCATATGGTGGAATTCCAAACCAGCTAAATGATCACTATCTGCAGATAGAAAACGAATTCTATTCTCCGATCCGACCTAAACAAATCCCTAAAAATGATGAAAGACCTTTGGATGCTCTCCAAAGTAGGGGAATCCAATACATCGAAATACGTTGTTTGGATCTTCAACCTGAATCTCCTACTGGAATTCATAAGCCGAGTCTGGGTTATATACAAATGGTTCTTTTGGATGGTCTCTTAAAAGAGAGTAAATCTATAGAGCAAAAGGAAAAACTTAGAATTAGGGAAAATACTAAACGAATTATCTGGGAAGGAAGAAAGCCAGGCTTGAAAGTTTTAGCCGATGACGGAGAAGAGCAAGATTTTTTAACGAGAGGAAAAGAATTCACTCAAAGCCTTTTACCTATTGCAGAAGAATTGGATCGTCATACTGGAAAAAGATTTTACCAAGAAATATTAAATATAATGAATAAACGTTGGGAAGATCCAAAATGTACTCCTTCTGGGAAACTAATGGATCGTATCGTCAACGAAGGCTGGGAATTCAGAGATTTGGGAATTCATTTGGCTAAAGAAAATTATAGAAACCAATCCCAGATGGAACTTACACCAGGTAAATTTGCTATGTTTGTCAAAGAAGTCCAAAAGTCCCTTGCAGAAAAAGTTAAAATAGAAGAATCCGAAAAAGTGAAAAAGAACGCAACCGCAAGGATCTGCAACCATTGA
- a CDS encoding ABC transporter permease, protein MNFQEKLNAFSTIVRKETVRILRIWIQTLIPPGITISLYFLIFGKLVGSQIGDVGGHTYIQFIVPGLVMMSVILNAYNNVVSSFFGAKFGKNIEELLVSPTPAYLIVLGYSIGGVIRGVLVGFIVTLVSLFFTEIKLYDTGIVIITVALSALMFSMGGFLNALYAKKFDDVTIIPTFILTPLTYLGGIFYSIKMLPDAWQIVSKFNPILYMVNAFRYGFLGVSDIDPLEAIGLLVVGTIFLYSLSVFLLSRGYGTRT, encoded by the coding sequence ATGAACTTCCAAGAAAAATTAAACGCATTCTCCACAATCGTTCGAAAAGAAACGGTTCGTATCCTAAGGATTTGGATCCAAACACTGATCCCTCCAGGCATTACAATTTCATTATACTTTCTGATCTTCGGAAAATTAGTAGGATCTCAGATCGGAGATGTAGGAGGACATACCTATATCCAATTTATAGTCCCTGGACTCGTGATGATGTCCGTGATTCTGAACGCTTATAATAATGTGGTATCTTCCTTTTTTGGAGCAAAATTCGGAAAGAATATAGAAGAATTGTTAGTTTCCCCTACTCCTGCTTATCTTATCGTGCTTGGATATTCCATCGGCGGAGTGATCCGAGGAGTTTTAGTAGGTTTTATAGTTACGCTGGTGTCCCTATTCTTCACTGAAATAAAATTATATGATACAGGGATCGTAATCATCACTGTAGCGCTTTCGGCTTTGATGTTCTCTATGGGAGGATTTTTGAATGCACTTTACGCTAAAAAATTCGACGATGTTACAATCATTCCTACATTCATACTAACACCTCTTACTTACTTGGGTGGAATATTCTATTCTATCAAAATGCTTCCGGATGCGTGGCAAATCGTGTCCAAGTTTAATCCTATTTTATATATGGTGAACGCTTTCCGTTACGGGTTTTTGGGAGTAAGTGATATTGATCCTTTAGAGGCGATCGGACTTTTAGTGGTGGGGACAATTTTTCTATATTCATTATCCGTATTTTTACTCAGCCGTGGTTATGGAACAAGGACCTAA
- a CDS encoding glutathione S-transferase N-terminal domain-containing protein yields the protein MMKLFQYDTCPYCAFVRGHFSEMGLKEGKDYQLVEASRGTPGREEVLRLGGLSQVPFLVDGDIKMYESRDIVDYVKSKIQKLGTVT from the coding sequence ATGATGAAACTCTTCCAATACGATACTTGTCCTTATTGCGCTTTTGTTCGTGGTCATTTTTCTGAAATGGGCCTGAAAGAAGGTAAGGATTACCAATTGGTAGAGGCCAGCAGAGGAACCCCAGGTAGAGAGGAGGTCCTACGTTTAGGAGGACTCTCTCAAGTTCCTTTTCTGGTAGATGGCGATATCAAAATGTATGAGTCCAGAGATATCGTGGACTATGTAAAAAGTAAGATCCAAAAATTAGGAACTGTAACCTAA
- the ggt gene encoding gamma-glutamyltransferase: protein MSFRTVRPSPQSFFLLSILILLVFGSCKKNVLFIEGREVSTQNLVAPKFGIDPNTLFAESKKIMISTDSIDASKVGLEIYKKGGNTIDVAVASSFAVSVTRPSSTGIGGGGFLVYHHAKSGKSYAFDFRERAPLLASRNMYKGRPKEESLLGYKSVGVPGMVAGLVQIHKKFGKLPLKEVLAPAIRLAEEGFVVYPDLSEAIQESEQDMSPGMKKIFVPGGKIPESGEIFVQKDLAKTLKIISETGDKDFYTGVIAKVLAEEVSTNGGQIHFSDLKNYRVREEKPLEINYRNYNIRTMFPPSSGVHLFTMLKMLETKELHSMFDFSQSDYYHFLAEVMRRGYSDRAVLGGDPGFTKIPVETLISSDYAKEKISDFNAGKATPSSTYLSRLNLRAESPQTTHISVVDAEGNAVSTTHSINYRFGAAVVLEGYGFVLNDTMDDFSRSPGEPNVYGLIGAEANSIQPGKTPLSSMSPTIVLKNGETFLVTGAPGGSYIVNAVLQSILFTLDLNLTLYESVARGRIHHQFFPDALSIEGPATDTATFNQLKAKKHEVRLGNNMAKLFCVKRENGTLYGAADPRGDGIPLGE from the coding sequence ATGTCTTTTAGAACGGTTAGACCTAGTCCCCAAAGTTTCTTCCTACTTTCTATTTTGATTCTTCTTGTTTTCGGATCTTGCAAGAAGAATGTACTATTCATCGAAGGTAGGGAAGTTTCTACCCAGAATCTTGTAGCCCCTAAATTCGGTATAGATCCGAACACTTTATTTGCGGAATCCAAAAAGATCATGATCTCTACGGATTCTATAGATGCCTCCAAGGTGGGACTGGAAATTTATAAAAAGGGAGGAAACACGATCGATGTTGCAGTCGCTTCTTCTTTTGCAGTTTCCGTTACCCGTCCTTCTTCCACAGGGATCGGTGGTGGAGGATTTTTGGTCTACCATCATGCTAAGTCGGGAAAGTCGTATGCTTTCGATTTCAGGGAAAGAGCACCTTTATTAGCAAGCCGTAATATGTATAAGGGACGTCCCAAGGAAGAATCCTTGCTCGGATATAAATCCGTAGGAGTTCCTGGAATGGTGGCGGGTCTTGTACAAATCCATAAAAAATTCGGAAAACTTCCTTTAAAAGAGGTTTTGGCTCCTGCGATCCGATTGGCAGAAGAAGGATTTGTAGTATACCCGGATCTTTCAGAAGCAATCCAAGAATCAGAACAGGATATGAGCCCTGGGATGAAAAAGATTTTTGTGCCAGGAGGAAAAATCCCTGAGTCTGGTGAGATATTTGTCCAAAAAGATCTGGCAAAAACTCTTAAGATCATCTCCGAAACGGGAGATAAGGATTTTTATACAGGAGTAATTGCTAAGGTTCTCGCAGAAGAAGTTTCTACAAATGGCGGGCAAATTCATTTTAGCGATCTGAAAAACTATAGGGTAAGAGAAGAAAAACCTTTAGAGATCAATTACAGAAATTATAATATTAGAACTATGTTTCCTCCTTCTTCCGGGGTTCATCTTTTTACAATGTTAAAGATGTTAGAAACAAAAGAACTTCATTCTATGTTCGATTTTTCCCAAAGTGATTATTATCATTTCTTGGCAGAAGTTATGAGAAGAGGATATTCTGATCGTGCGGTCCTTGGCGGGGATCCTGGATTTACTAAAATTCCTGTGGAAACTTTGATATCTTCCGACTATGCAAAAGAAAAAATTTCCGATTTCAATGCTGGAAAGGCGACACCTAGCTCAACTTACTTAAGTAGATTGAATTTAAGAGCTGAATCTCCTCAGACCACTCATATTTCAGTTGTGGATGCGGAAGGAAATGCGGTTTCTACCACACATTCTATCAATTATAGATTCGGTGCGGCTGTCGTTTTGGAAGGATACGGTTTCGTTCTGAATGATACGATGGATGATTTCAGTCGTTCTCCAGGTGAGCCTAACGTATACGGTCTTATCGGGGCTGAAGCAAATTCCATCCAGCCCGGAAAAACTCCTTTGAGTTCCATGTCTCCTACAATCGTTCTAAAAAATGGGGAAACATTTTTGGTCACAGGTGCCCCAGGCGGCTCTTATATAGTAAATGCAGTTTTACAATCTATACTGTTTACCCTAGACTTAAATCTTACTTTATATGAATCTGTAGCGAGGGGAAGGATCCATCATCAATTTTTTCCTGATGCACTTTCTATTGAAGGTCCAGCGACTGATACGGCCACTTTCAATCAATTAAAGGCGAAAAAACACGAAGTAAGACTAGGTAATAATATGGCAAAATTATTCTGTGTTAAAAGAGAGAATGGTACATTGTATGGTGCGGCTGACCCACGGGGAGACGGGATCCCTTTGGGGGAATAA
- the grxD gene encoding Grx4 family monothiol glutaredoxin, with protein sequence MDKELQDKIQGLIGSKKIFLFMKGTPDAPMCGFSAGVTNVLRSLGADYNSFNVLSDMNVREGIKEFANWPTIPQLYIDGEFVGGHDIVVEMARSGELQKKIGA encoded by the coding sequence ATGGATAAAGAATTACAAGATAAGATACAAGGATTGATCGGTTCTAAAAAAATATTTCTGTTTATGAAGGGAACCCCTGACGCTCCAATGTGCGGTTTTTCTGCAGGAGTGACCAATGTTCTCAGAAGTTTAGGTGCAGATTATAACTCTTTTAATGTTCTTTCCGACATGAATGTCAGAGAAGGGATTAAGGAATTTGCTAACTGGCCAACCATTCCTCAGTTATACATCGACGGAGAATTCGTTGGTGGTCATGACATCGTTGTAGAAATGGCAAGAAGCGGAGAACTTCAAAAAAAGATCGGTGCTTAA
- a CDS encoding ABC transporter ATP-binding protein — translation MNKALEIKNLVKTYAGGVQALKGIDLTVDEGDFFALLGPNGAGKSTTIGILSSLVNKTSGEVKIYGADIDTELTLAKSYIGVVPQEFNFNIFERVEQIVANQGGYYGLSRKVAVERTHNYLSQLGLYEKRKEGAGRLSGGMKRRLMIARALVHNPKVLILDEPTAGVDIEFRRSLWDFLVKLNESGITIILTTHYLEEAENLCKKIAIIDQGKIVENTSMKELLVKLDSQTFVLDLKQPVSSPIDLNGFHLNKLDDLTLEVDIGKNNSLNELFRLLDKSGIQISSMRNKSNRLEELFLKLVEKKL, via the coding sequence ATGAACAAAGCCTTAGAGATAAAAAATTTGGTGAAGACCTATGCCGGAGGGGTGCAGGCCTTAAAAGGAATTGATCTGACTGTGGACGAAGGGGACTTTTTTGCTCTCCTAGGTCCTAACGGTGCGGGGAAGTCCACTACGATCGGCATCTTAAGTTCCCTAGTAAATAAAACTTCCGGAGAAGTGAAAATTTACGGAGCGGATATAGATACGGAACTTACATTAGCAAAATCTTATATTGGTGTAGTTCCACAAGAATTCAATTTTAATATTTTCGAACGAGTAGAACAGATAGTCGCCAACCAGGGAGGGTATTACGGTCTTTCCAGAAAGGTGGCTGTGGAAAGGACTCATAATTATTTAAGCCAACTAGGTCTCTACGAAAAAAGAAAAGAAGGTGCAGGTAGACTTTCCGGCGGAATGAAAAGAAGGCTCATGATCGCGAGAGCCCTAGTCCATAACCCGAAAGTTTTGATCTTGGATGAGCCGACCGCTGGAGTGGATATAGAGTTCAGAAGATCTCTTTGGGATTTTTTAGTTAAACTAAACGAATCAGGGATCACGATCATTCTCACCACTCATTATTTGGAAGAAGCCGAAAATCTCTGTAAGAAAATAGCAATCATAGACCAGGGAAAGATCGTAGAGAATACTTCCATGAAGGAACTTTTGGTCAAACTAGATAGCCAGACATTCGTTCTAGATCTAAAACAACCGGTATCTTCCCCGATCGATCTAAATGGATTTCATTTAAATAAATTGGATGACCTAACATTAGAAGTGGATATAGGTAAAAATAATTCGTTAAACGAATTATTCCGACTATTAGATAAGAGCGGGATCCAAATTTCCAGTATGAGAAACAAGTCCAATCGATTGGAGGAATTATTTTTGAAACTAGTGGAGAAAAAACTATGA
- a CDS encoding BolA/IbaG family iron-sulfur metabolism protein, which yields MTVQEIQEKIQAGLPGSEVEIQDPYNDGVHIKAIVKFSGFAGKSIVEQHRMVYATLKDELKAEVHALGLETKV from the coding sequence ATGACTGTCCAAGAAATTCAGGAAAAAATCCAAGCAGGACTTCCAGGCTCGGAAGTAGAGATCCAAGATCCGTACAACGACGGAGTACATATCAAAGCGATCGTAAAATTTTCCGGATTTGCCGGAAAGTCCATTGTGGAACAACACAGAATGGTGTACGCAACATTAAAGGATGAACTTAAGGCTGAAGTCCATGCTTTAGGACTGGAAACCAAGGTATAA
- the gshAB gene encoding bifunctional glutamate--cysteine ligase GshA/glutathione synthetase GshB — translation MQPLKYKLEAGQKLDPIEFILKGFEDLEISTQIVIRDALNRGLEVEVLDRPSHFIRLSGKGITRLVKEASKTELDSYMTFLVMENKTITKRILEESNILVPRGTAVSDLNSGLEFLNKNSDRKMVVKPVTTNFGIGISILPTSSSNEEKKKALEIALGFSETAIVEEFAEGNEYRFLVIGDECVAVCNRIPANVIGDGKKTIRELIEEKNSDPRRGVGHVTPLEKIRLDDTELSVLKESRKSPEFIPGAGEKVFVRKNSNISTGGDSVDVTDIADPSYKKLAVQAAKAVEAKICGVDIIVKDLESAGDYRILELNFNPVLYIHNYPYSGKNRKVGEKILDVLGYSS, via the coding sequence CTGCAACCATTGAAATATAAACTGGAAGCTGGGCAAAAATTAGATCCTATCGAATTCATCTTAAAAGGATTCGAGGACCTGGAAATTTCTACTCAAATTGTGATTCGAGACGCGCTTAATCGAGGTTTAGAAGTAGAAGTTTTAGATCGTCCGAGCCATTTTATCCGACTTTCAGGTAAAGGGATCACTCGACTCGTAAAAGAAGCCTCCAAAACGGAATTGGATTCTTATATGACTTTCCTCGTGATGGAAAACAAAACCATTACCAAACGTATTTTAGAGGAATCGAATATATTGGTTCCGAGAGGAACTGCAGTTTCCGATCTAAATTCTGGACTTGAATTCCTAAATAAAAACTCGGACAGAAAGATGGTGGTAAAACCTGTTACTACTAATTTCGGGATTGGAATTAGTATACTTCCAACTTCTTCTTCCAATGAAGAAAAAAAGAAGGCTCTAGAAATTGCACTTGGATTTTCAGAAACAGCAATTGTTGAGGAATTCGCAGAAGGAAACGAATATAGATTTTTGGTTATCGGCGACGAATGTGTCGCTGTATGTAATCGTATTCCTGCGAATGTAATTGGCGATGGCAAAAAGACCATCAGAGAACTAATAGAAGAAAAGAATTCAGATCCAAGAAGGGGCGTTGGTCATGTGACTCCTCTGGAAAAGATCAGATTAGATGATACTGAATTAAGTGTTTTAAAAGAATCTCGAAAATCTCCAGAATTCATCCCTGGCGCTGGCGAAAAAGTTTTTGTTCGTAAAAACTCAAATATCAGTACGGGTGGTGATTCTGTTGATGTAACAGATATTGCAGATCCTTCTTATAAAAAGTTAGCAGTCCAAGCTGCAAAAGCTGTAGAAGCGAAAATTTGTGGTGTAGATATTATAGTAAAAGATTTGGAATCCGCTGGAGATTACAGGATCTTAGAGTTAAACTTCAATCCTGTATTATATATTCATAATTATCCCTATTCGGGAAAGAATAGAAAGGTAGGGGAGAAAATTTTGGATGTATTAGGTTACAGTTCCTAA
- a CDS encoding STAS domain-containing protein: MEGFQTDVSLEQGSCVVKIQGNVSLKNAFALKELIIRQFDEGHKDIILDFEGDVYLDSSGIGAIFNTQKYVTERHGHLKLRNLSRDVMTILRIANLDKHLDIIQ, translated from the coding sequence TTGGAAGGTTTTCAAACAGACGTATCCCTAGAACAAGGATCTTGTGTAGTTAAGATCCAGGGCAATGTTAGCCTAAAGAACGCATTCGCGTTAAAAGAGCTCATCATTCGCCAGTTTGACGAGGGTCATAAAGATATCATCCTGGACTTCGAAGGGGATGTATACTTGGACTCTTCGGGGATCGGTGCCATCTTTAATACCCAAAAGTACGTCACAGAAAGACATGGTCATCTGAAGCTCAGAAACCTAAGTAGAGACGTAATGACTATTTTGAGGATCGCAAATCTAGACAAACATCTGGACATTATCCAATAA
- a CDS encoding hydroxyacylglutathione hydrolase gives MLEVLRIYTDSPLRNFTYLVREPNSKKTLSIDPYDPDQISQVLENKSWNLDYILNTHEHNDHTCGNDGLVSKYKAKVLAHPAGLGKIPHASHSLEEGEKILESPDGNSYLKVIYTPGHTFAHVCLLQIENGSPFAVFTGDTIFNSGVGNCTRGGDPKTLYGTVLKEFKNLPGNVRLYPGHDYLKNNLKFSLSIDPKNEEAAKALSKAEGMKEDQEFWTTNFSEERTFNPFFRIFDPKENLVSGIRNKMQNQSLASDPQTLFIALRSLRDKW, from the coding sequence ATGTTAGAAGTCCTTAGGATCTACACGGACAGTCCTCTCCGAAATTTCACCTACCTAGTCAGAGAACCGAATTCTAAAAAAACACTTTCTATAGATCCGTATGATCCGGATCAAATCTCTCAGGTTTTGGAGAATAAGTCCTGGAACCTGGATTATATTCTAAACACTCACGAGCATAATGATCATACCTGTGGAAATGATGGACTCGTTTCTAAATATAAAGCCAAGGTTTTAGCTCATCCTGCTGGGCTCGGAAAAATCCCTCATGCTTCTCATTCTTTAGAAGAAGGAGAAAAAATTTTAGAAAGTCCTGACGGAAATTCTTATCTAAAAGTCATTTATACTCCTGGTCATACATTTGCTCATGTTTGTCTTTTGCAGATAGAAAACGGATCTCCTTTTGCAGTATTTACCGGAGATACTATCTTTAATTCAGGTGTGGGAAATTGTACCCGAGGGGGAGATCCTAAAACCCTGTATGGAACCGTTCTGAAAGAATTCAAAAATCTTCCGGGAAACGTTAGATTATACCCTGGACATGATTATCTCAAAAATAATCTAAAATTCAGCCTTTCTATTGATCCTAAAAATGAAGAAGCTGCCAAAGCATTATCCAAAGCGGAAGGTATGAAAGAAGACCAAGAATTTTGGACTACAAACTTTTCGGAAGAAAGGACATTCAATCCATTCTTCCGAATATTCGACCCAAAAGAAAATCTGGTGTCCGGAATTCGAAACAAAATGCAAAATCAGTCCTTGGCTTCGGATCCTCAAACTTTGTTTATTGCTTTAAGATCTCTCCGGGATAAATGGTAG
- a CDS encoding dihydrolipoyl dehydrogenase encodes MKKYDILVIGSGGGTKLVTPPSKLGYKVAILEKDRLGGTCLNRGCIPSKMLIHPAEILAQAKDASKFQLGIPGPFSVDFKTLVERVSATVDADSDSIIPAYKKNPNIDFYPHEGRFVENKVVKVNGELITADRIFIAAGCRPSIPDIPGLAGTPYMTSREALRRTELPKKLLVIGGGYIGLELGFAYSAFGSKTTFIVRNRMLSHEDKDIIDGFEKAFSKREDVRLGTEVKKVDYKDGIFRLECKNSSETYILEGDALLVATGIKPNTDWLDLQRTGIQTDEKGYIKTNEYFETTADGVYALGDIIGKYFFRHSVNFEGEFLFNSLYVDKKRTPVEYPPVPHSVFTHPQVAAVGKTEQQLQEEGIEYISAINPYSSSATGMARLSEDQFVKILVSPKTRKVLGAHILGDEASNLIHLFILLMTMGGTLDDLLKMIYVHPALPEIARNAARKAREILSSS; translated from the coding sequence ATGAAAAAGTATGATATTTTAGTAATAGGCTCTGGAGGAGGAACAAAGCTAGTCACACCTCCTTCTAAACTTGGTTATAAGGTAGCAATTTTAGAAAAAGATCGTTTAGGAGGGACCTGTTTAAATAGAGGTTGTATTCCTTCTAAGATGCTCATCCATCCTGCGGAAATATTAGCACAAGCAAAGGATGCCTCCAAATTTCAGTTGGGAATCCCAGGTCCATTCTCCGTAGATTTTAAAACTTTGGTGGAAAGAGTTTCTGCCACAGTAGATGCGGACTCAGACAGTATTATCCCTGCTTACAAAAAAAATCCAAACATAGACTTTTATCCTCATGAAGGAAGATTCGTGGAGAATAAGGTAGTAAAAGTAAACGGAGAACTGATCACCGCAGATCGTATTTTTATAGCCGCTGGATGTAGACCTTCTATCCCGGATATCCCTGGTCTTGCAGGAACTCCTTATATGACTAGTAGAGAAGCTCTCAGAAGAACTGAACTTCCTAAAAAACTTTTGGTCATCGGTGGAGGTTATATTGGTTTAGAACTTGGATTTGCTTATTCTGCGTTCGGTTCTAAAACTACTTTTATCGTTCGAAACAGAATGCTTTCTCATGAAGACAAAGATATTATAGACGGTTTCGAAAAAGCATTTTCTAAAAGAGAAGATGTTCGTCTAGGAACAGAAGTGAAGAAGGTAGACTATAAAGACGGAATCTTCCGCTTAGAGTGCAAAAATTCTTCAGAAACATATATATTGGAAGGAGACGCATTACTTGTCGCCACAGGGATCAAACCGAATACGGATTGGTTGGACCTCCAACGGACTGGTATCCAAACGGATGAAAAAGGTTATATAAAAACAAACGAATACTTCGAAACAACTGCGGACGGAGTATATGCCCTGGGAGATATTATTGGAAAATATTTCTTCCGACATTCAGTAAACTTTGAGGGAGAGTTTCTATTTAATTCCTTATATGTGGACAAAAAAAGAACTCCGGTCGAATATCCACCGGTCCCCCATTCCGTATTCACCCATCCCCAAGTAGCAGCTGTGGGTAAAACGGAACAACAATTACAGGAAGAAGGGATCGAATATATCTCAGCAATCAATCCTTATTCCAGTAGTGCCACAGGAATGGCTAGACTATCCGAAGACCAATTCGTCAAAATATTAGTAAGTCCAAAAACCAGAAAAGTCCTAGGGGCACATATTTTGGGAGATGAGGCTTCCAACCTGATCCATCTTTTTATACTCCTGATGACCATGGGTGGGACTCTAGATGACTTGCTAAAGATGATTTATGTTCACCCCGCTTTGCCTGAAATCGCAAGAAATGCTGCCAGGAAAGCAAGAGAAATCTTAAGCTCTTCCTAA
- a CDS encoding BolA family protein, producing the protein MQDMFIEMERLLRNGLSPSELKIEDFSEQHAGHSGNPSRKKRGTHIRIFITSPEFQGKSLLEQHRSVYQIMDPFLKEWGVHALELKTSIP; encoded by the coding sequence ATGCAAGATATGTTTATAGAAATGGAAAGACTCCTGAGAAATGGACTTTCTCCATCGGAGTTGAAGATCGAGGATTTTTCGGAACAACATGCAGGACATTCCGGAAACCCCAGCCGAAAAAAAAGAGGGACCCATATCCGAATCTTTATCACAAGCCCTGAATTCCAGGGGAAATCACTTTTAGAACAACACCGTTCCGTTTACCAGATTATGGATCCATTCCTAAAAGAATGGGGTGTCCATGCACTGGAATTAAAGACATCTATCCCTTAG